A single window of Anomaloglossus baeobatrachus isolate aAnoBae1 chromosome 5, aAnoBae1.hap1, whole genome shotgun sequence DNA harbors:
- the LOC142312364 gene encoding uncharacterized protein LOC142312364 isoform X2, which translates to MDPSMDVSSDDCTKISEEQLTPPIYKSGELEITHDIIKVNVNTPDIPSSLHSKDLSSDPLKKIQSSESLQNTMKNKSQKIGIKIQNALKTKKQCSRSEFGNNFPLKTLLVKNPKNHTEVNRFSFSKCVSYFNQKSCLVKHESIHNREKPNSCSECGKCFKDKSKLVKHQRIHMVEKPFSCSECGKRFVKKSKLARHQKVHTGEKQFSCSECGKNFCQKSHLISHQRTHTGEMPFLCLECGKKFREKSHLVSHKRAHTEKNVLSCSECGKCFTAKSKFIIHQRTHTGEKPFSCSECGKGFIQKSALVSHQRIHTGEKPYSCSECGKYFVGKSKLVSHQRTHTGEMPFSCSECGKKFQEKAHLVSHQRTHTGEKPFSCFECGKNFQEKSHLVSHKRTHTGEKPFLCPECGKRFREKSKLIIHQRIHTGEKPFSCSECGKCFVQKSALGTHQRLHTGEKPYSCSECGKCFVRKFSLVTHERLHNGEKPYSCSECGKCWADKSSLVKHQRIHTQEKPYSCSQCGKCFNQKCYLHKHEKFHHHLECEK; encoded by the coding sequence atgactgtaccaagaTATCAGAAGAACAACTGACACCTCCAATTTATAAATCGGGGGAACTTGAGATCACACATGATATAATTAAAGTGAACGTCAATACTCCAGATatcccatcatcccttcacagtaaagatctatcatctgatcctttGAAAAAGATCCAATCTTCTGAATCATTACAGAATACTATGAAAAATAAAAGTCAGAAAATAGGCATTAAAATACAAAATGCTCTTAAAACGAAGAAGCAGTGTTCACGTTCAGAATTTGGAaataattttcccctcaaaacattatTGGttaaaaatccaaaaaatcacacaGAGGTGAATAGATTTTCTTTTTCCAAGTGTGTAAGCTATTTTAACCAGAAATCATGTCTCGTTAAGCATGAGAGTATTCATAACAGAGAGAAGCCAaactcctgttcagaatgtggaaaatgttttaaagataaatcaaaacttgttaaacatcagagaattcacatggtggagaagccattttcatgttcagaatgtgggaaacgttttgtAAAGAAATCAAAGCTTGCCAGACACCAGAAAGTTCACACTGGAGAGAaacaattttcatgttcagaatgtggaaaaaatTTTTGCCAGAAATCCCATCTTATTagtcaccagagaactcacacgggggagatgcCTTTTTTGTGTTTGGAATGTGGGAAGAAATTTCgagaaaaatcacatcttgttagccaCAAGAGAGCTCATACAGAGAAGAATGTTttatcatgttctgaatgtgggaaatgttttacagcaaaatcaaaatttattatacatcagagaactcacacaggggagaagcctttttcatgttcagaatgtgggaaaggttttatacAGAAATCAGCTCTTGTatcacatcaaagaattcacacaggagaaaagccgtattcatgttcagaatgtggaaaatattttgtAGGTAAATCAAAGCTTGTTagtcaccagagaactcacacaggggagatgcctttttcatgttctgaatgtgggaaaaaattccaagaaaaagcacatcttgttagtcaccagagaactcacacaggggagaaaccattttcatgttttgaATGTGGGAAAAATTTTCAggaaaaatcacatcttgttagtcacaagagaactcacacaggggagaaaccttttttatgtcctgaatgtgggaaacgttttagaGAGAAATCAAAACttattatacatcagagaattcacacaggggagaagcctttttcatgttcagaatgtggaaaatgttttgtacagaaatcAGCTCTTGGTACACATCAaagacttcacacaggggagaagccgtattcatgttcagaatgtggaaaatgttttgtacGGAAATTTTCTCTTGTTACACATGAAAGACTTCACAATGGGGAGAAGCCatactcctgttcagaatgtgggaagtgctgggcagataaatcaagtcttgttaagcaccagagaattcacacacagGAAAAGCCATactcatgttcacaatgtgggaaatgttttaaccaaaaatgttACCTTCATAAACATGAAAAATTCCATCATCACCTAGAATGTGAAAAATGA